The Hymenobacter sp. DG01 genome has a segment encoding these proteins:
- a CDS encoding fumarate reductase/succinate dehydrogenase flavoprotein subunit, whose protein sequence is MFPDSKIPEGPLAEKWDKHKFNVKLVNPANKRKYDVIVVGTGLAGASAAASLAELGYNVKAFTYHDSPRRAHSIAAQGGINAAKNYQNDGDSVYRLFYDTIKGGDYRAREANVYRLAQVSVNIIDQCVAQGVPFAREYGGLLANRSFGGAQVSRTFYARGQTGQQLLLGAYSALSRQVAYGKVKLYTRTEMLDVVIVDGQARGIITRNLITGEIEQHAAHAVVLATGGYGNVFYLSTNAKYSNATAAWRAHKKGAYFANPCFTQIHPTCIPVSGDYQSKLTLMSESLRNDGRVWVPASKETAERLRKGEIRVNDIKEEDRDYFLERKYPAFGNLVPRDVASRNAKMMCDEGRGVGSSGLAVYLDFADAIKRNGADWVSQKYGNLFDMYAKITGENPYEQPMRIYPAVHYTMGGLWVDYNLQTTVPGLYATGECNFSDHGANRLGASALMQGLADGYFVIPYTIGDYLAQTPPKPVTTEHPAFKEAEAEVRARVQKLMSINGTRTPDDFHKALGHIMWEFCGMARNAEGLQHAKAEIQKLRREFWSDLKLVGTEAEMNQALEKAGRVADFLELGELMVDDAYHRNESCGGHFREEYQTPEGEALRDDENFTYVAAWEYTGDNRASALHKEDLRFENVKLTQRSYK, encoded by the coding sequence ATGTTTCCGGATTCCAAAATTCCCGAAGGCCCGTTGGCCGAAAAGTGGGACAAGCATAAATTCAACGTTAAGCTCGTAAACCCCGCCAACAAGCGGAAATACGACGTCATTGTAGTAGGCACCGGCTTGGCTGGTGCTTCGGCCGCAGCCTCTTTGGCTGAGCTGGGCTACAACGTAAAAGCCTTTACCTACCACGATTCTCCGCGCCGGGCGCACTCTATTGCCGCGCAGGGGGGTATCAATGCCGCTAAAAACTACCAGAACGACGGTGACTCGGTGTACCGCCTGTTCTACGATACAATTAAAGGTGGTGACTACCGCGCCCGCGAGGCTAACGTGTACCGCTTGGCTCAGGTATCGGTCAACATCATCGACCAATGCGTGGCCCAGGGTGTACCCTTTGCCCGCGAATACGGCGGACTGCTGGCTAACCGCTCCTTCGGGGGTGCTCAGGTAAGCCGCACGTTCTACGCCCGTGGCCAAACCGGCCAGCAGCTGTTGCTGGGTGCTTACTCGGCCCTTTCGCGTCAGGTAGCCTACGGCAAAGTGAAGCTCTACACCCGCACCGAAATGCTGGATGTGGTTATCGTGGACGGTCAGGCTCGGGGTATCATCACCCGCAACCTGATTACCGGCGAAATTGAGCAGCACGCGGCCCACGCCGTAGTACTGGCTACCGGCGGCTACGGCAACGTGTTCTACCTGAGCACCAACGCCAAGTACAGCAACGCTACGGCCGCTTGGCGGGCCCACAAAAAAGGCGCCTACTTCGCTAACCCCTGCTTCACTCAGATTCACCCCACCTGCATTCCTGTATCCGGCGACTACCAGTCGAAGCTGACGCTGATGTCGGAGTCGCTGCGTAACGACGGCCGCGTATGGGTGCCTGCCTCCAAAGAAACGGCAGAGCGCTTGCGCAAGGGCGAAATCCGGGTAAATGACATCAAGGAAGAGGACCGCGACTACTTCCTGGAGCGCAAGTATCCCGCTTTCGGTAACCTGGTACCGCGCGACGTGGCTTCGCGCAACGCCAAGATGATGTGCGATGAAGGTCGTGGGGTAGGCAGCTCGGGTCTAGCCGTATATCTCGACTTTGCCGACGCTATCAAGCGCAACGGCGCCGACTGGGTAAGCCAGAAGTACGGCAACCTGTTCGATATGTACGCCAAGATTACCGGCGAGAATCCTTACGAGCAGCCCATGCGCATCTACCCGGCCGTACACTACACCATGGGTGGCCTCTGGGTAGATTACAACCTGCAAACCACGGTACCCGGCCTGTACGCTACCGGCGAGTGCAACTTCTCTGACCACGGCGCCAACCGCCTGGGGGCTTCGGCTCTGATGCAGGGCTTGGCTGACGGCTACTTCGTGATTCCCTACACCATCGGGGACTACCTGGCCCAGACCCCGCCCAAACCGGTCACCACCGAGCACCCCGCCTTCAAAGAGGCCGAAGCAGAAGTACGCGCCCGCGTACAGAAGCTGATGAGCATCAATGGTACCCGCACTCCCGACGATTTCCACAAGGCCCTGGGCCACATCATGTGGGAGTTCTGCGGCATGGCCCGCAACGCCGAGGGTCTGCAGCATGCCAAAGCTGAGATTCAGAAGCTGCGCCGGGAATTCTGGAGCGACCTGAAACTGGTAGGAACCGAGGCCGAAATGAACCAGGCTCTGGAAAAAGCCGGCCGCGTAGCCGACTTCCTCGAGTTGGGTGAGCTGATGGTGGACGATGCCTACCACCGCAACGAAAGCTGCGGCGGCCACTTCCGCGAGGAATACCAGACGCCCGAGGGCGAAGCCCTGCGCGACGATGAGAACTTTACGTATGTAGCGGCTTGGGAATACACCGGTGATAACCGGGCTTCGGCACTTCATAAGGAAGATTTGCGTTTCGAGAACGTGAAGCTCACCCAACGCAGCTACAAGTAG
- a CDS encoding succinate dehydrogenase cytochrome b subunit: MSWITKTFSSSIGRKIIMAVTGLFLCSFLVVHLVGNLQLFKADNGVAFNAYSEFMGHNPLIRTLEIVLVLGFGFHIYEGLALAAKNRAARGNQRYVSDHIEQNSSWHSRSMALLGSIVLFFLIVHLYNFFGSLRFTDVPRDANGNEDAYALVLAAFKNPLYVLLYVVGQVALLYHLLHGFSSAFQTLGLTHRKYTPAIKFIGYGFSIVVCAAFAAMPIYFYFFK, from the coding sequence ATGAGTTGGATTACAAAAACCTTTTCCAGTAGCATCGGCCGTAAGATTATTATGGCCGTTACAGGCCTGTTTCTCTGCTCCTTCCTGGTGGTACACCTGGTAGGAAACCTGCAGCTGTTTAAGGCCGACAATGGCGTGGCGTTCAACGCCTATTCTGAGTTTATGGGCCACAACCCGCTGATCCGCACCTTGGAAATTGTGCTGGTTCTGGGCTTTGGCTTTCACATTTACGAGGGCTTGGCCCTGGCCGCTAAAAACCGCGCCGCCCGGGGCAACCAGCGCTACGTGTCTGACCACATTGAGCAAAACAGCTCCTGGCACTCGCGCAGCATGGCTCTGTTGGGCAGCATCGTGCTGTTCTTCCTGATCGTGCACCTCTACAATTTCTTCGGCTCCCTGCGCTTTACCGATGTACCGCGCGATGCCAACGGCAACGAAGATGCTTACGCCCTGGTACTTGCGGCCTTCAAAAATCCGCTGTATGTATTGCTCTACGTGGTAGGCCAGGTAGCCCTGCTCTACCACTTGCTGCACGGCTTCAGCAGCGCCTTCCAGACGCTGGGCCTGACCCACCGCAAGTACACGCCGGCCATCAAGTTTATTGGTTACGGCTTCTCGATTGTTGTGTGCGCCGCTTTCGCCGCCATGCCGATCTACTTCTACTTTTTCAAATAA
- a CDS encoding gliding motility-associated C-terminal domain-containing protein, whose protein sequence is MNLPLLNRPVRLWLAGLLLLVAWLGTPSSADATHLRAGDIQAKTDTTLPVANRNPRRIFFKMILYTSVTTTGGQLAADEPEVTIFFGDNTNSGLGAIKRVKKTLIAPNVYRNVYYFEHTYNAPGNYLVSYLSVNRVAGVQNLTNSVNESFYISTRIILDPILKENRSPVLLAPAIDQASRRQVFLHNPAAYDADGDSLVFLRRESQQAGSPETLVRSNSNPRPTNASGFRFPDDGFFRAIQVPYAGPPVGVPNDPAIYQQDINTGQIVWNSPEVVGEYNVAMVVQEWRRIPGAPPRLMGEVVRDMQITVTPSNNLRPTLVVPPDLCVVAGTPIPPVVVTATDPENNRITLEAYGGMIPPATFVQNSQGPPTARGTFNWTPTCDDIRSDPHQVLFKATDQPATGLTPLIDERPLRITVVGPPPQNLRVTPVGNNARLDWDNYLCQNPGAEIRVYRRENESGWTPGPCETGIPASRGYTRIGTINVGSRTFLDDNNGRGLERGKNYCYRIYVEFARPAGGASIASNEACVKVTGRSARLTHVTVDRTSTSDGQITVRWNKPAPTASFNAPAGYLLYRAVGQNPAAGSYTRINQAFGLNDTTWVDTGLNTTENAYSYRLVFFRAATANASDTTRIRERPAPASSVRIEATPNPLTNSVGLTWTYNVPWDNSRRPTTIYRRLQNGTFAPVGKVTGTAIGGTFTDQGTTARPLVKGETYCYYVKTNGTYDISLPDSLINLSQEQCVSLLPIPCTPILTLKPTNCDSLASRLFDLPATTPATGEIYNNYLSWTLSNQPTADCSRDIVTYIIYYAPSNNEPLKELARVPGTQTTYVHQGLRSAAGCYAVQAVDANRAVSALSNTECKDNCLLFLLPNIFTPNGDGKNDTFRPKVFSPIERTVVRIYNRWGTKVYESDRDPLINWSGGNVGAESGSGTRVSEGMYFYQAEVEFKDANRTKRTFKGWVQINR, encoded by the coding sequence ATGAATCTTCCGCTACTGAACCGCCCGGTACGGCTTTGGCTGGCCGGGCTCCTATTGCTAGTAGCCTGGTTGGGTACGCCTTCCTCTGCCGATGCCACCCACCTGCGGGCCGGCGACATCCAGGCTAAGACGGATACTACCCTGCCCGTTGCCAACCGGAATCCGCGCAGAATCTTCTTCAAGATGATTCTCTATACCAGCGTTACTACTACTGGCGGGCAGCTTGCGGCGGACGAGCCGGAGGTTACTATCTTCTTCGGGGATAACACCAATTCAGGTTTAGGGGCAATTAAGCGGGTTAAAAAGACGCTGATTGCCCCGAACGTGTATCGGAATGTGTACTATTTCGAGCATACGTACAACGCCCCCGGGAATTACTTGGTCAGTTACTTGAGCGTGAACCGGGTAGCTGGGGTGCAGAATTTGACTAATTCAGTAAACGAGTCCTTTTACATCTCGACGCGCATTATTCTTGATCCTATTCTAAAGGAAAACCGCTCGCCTGTGCTACTGGCCCCGGCCATCGACCAGGCCAGCCGCCGGCAGGTGTTTCTGCACAACCCGGCCGCGTATGATGCCGATGGCGACTCGCTGGTTTTCCTGCGGCGGGAAAGCCAGCAGGCAGGTAGCCCCGAAACACTGGTAAGGTCTAATTCCAACCCCCGTCCTACTAATGCTTCCGGTTTCCGCTTCCCTGATGATGGGTTTTTCCGGGCTATACAGGTACCCTATGCAGGTCCGCCCGTGGGGGTGCCAAATGACCCTGCCATCTACCAGCAGGACATTAATACCGGGCAGATTGTGTGGAACTCGCCGGAGGTGGTTGGTGAGTACAATGTGGCTATGGTGGTGCAGGAGTGGCGCCGTATTCCGGGGGCGCCGCCTCGCCTAATGGGGGAGGTAGTCCGGGATATGCAGATTACCGTAACCCCAAGCAATAACCTGCGCCCTACCCTGGTAGTGCCGCCCGATTTGTGCGTGGTTGCCGGTACCCCAATTCCGCCGGTGGTAGTAACGGCCACCGACCCGGAGAACAACCGCATTACCCTGGAAGCCTACGGCGGCATGATTCCGCCGGCTACGTTCGTGCAAAACTCGCAGGGGCCGCCCACCGCCCGTGGCACGTTTAACTGGACGCCCACCTGCGACGACATCCGCTCCGATCCGCATCAGGTTTTGTTCAAAGCCACCGACCAGCCGGCAACCGGGCTTACTCCTCTCATTGACGAGCGGCCGCTGCGCATCACCGTGGTAGGGCCGCCCCCCCAGAACCTGCGGGTAACCCCCGTGGGTAACAACGCCCGCCTCGACTGGGATAACTACCTGTGCCAGAATCCGGGCGCCGAGATTCGGGTGTACCGGCGGGAAAACGAAAGCGGCTGGACGCCGGGCCCCTGCGAAACGGGTATTCCGGCCTCGCGGGGCTACACCCGGATTGGCACCATCAACGTAGGTAGCCGTACTTTCCTCGACGACAACAACGGCCGGGGATTGGAGCGGGGCAAAAACTACTGCTACCGCATTTACGTGGAGTTTGCCCGGCCTGCCGGGGGCGCCAGCATTGCCTCCAACGAGGCCTGCGTGAAAGTAACCGGCCGCTCGGCCCGCCTGACCCACGTAACCGTGGACCGCACGAGCACCTCCGACGGCCAGATTACGGTGCGCTGGAACAAGCCGGCTCCAACGGCATCGTTCAACGCGCCGGCTGGCTACCTCCTGTACCGGGCAGTGGGGCAGAACCCAGCGGCCGGCAGCTACACCCGCATCAATCAGGCATTTGGCCTGAATGACACTACTTGGGTAGATACCGGCCTGAATACCACTGAAAACGCCTATTCGTACCGGTTGGTGTTTTTCCGGGCCGCTACTGCCAATGCCTCCGATACCACCCGCATCCGGGAACGGCCAGCCCCGGCTTCCAGCGTGCGCATTGAGGCTACCCCGAATCCGCTGACCAACAGTGTGGGGCTGACCTGGACGTACAATGTGCCCTGGGACAACTCGCGGCGGCCTACTACCATTTACCGGCGCCTGCAAAACGGCACGTTCGCGCCCGTTGGGAAGGTAACAGGCACTGCAATAGGTGGCACGTTCACCGACCAGGGCACTACGGCCCGGCCGCTGGTGAAGGGTGAAACCTACTGCTACTACGTGAAAACGAATGGCACCTATGACATCTCCCTGCCAGATTCGTTGATCAACCTAAGTCAGGAGCAATGCGTGTCGCTGCTACCCATTCCGTGCACCCCCATCCTGACGCTCAAGCCCACGAACTGCGACAGTCTGGCCAGCCGACTCTTCGATCTGCCGGCTACCACGCCCGCTACCGGGGAAATCTATAACAACTACCTGAGCTGGACGCTGAGCAACCAGCCCACCGCTGATTGCAGCCGCGACATTGTTACCTACATCATTTACTACGCCCCCTCCAACAACGAGCCGCTGAAGGAGCTGGCTCGCGTACCTGGCACCCAGACTACGTACGTGCACCAGGGCCTGCGTAGCGCTGCCGGTTGCTACGCCGTGCAGGCCGTAGATGCTAACCGGGCCGTGAGTGCGCTGAGCAACACGGAGTGTAAGGATAACTGCCTGCTGTTCCTCCTGCCCAACATCTTCACCCCGAATGGCGACGGCAAGAATGATACGTTCCGGCCTAAGGTGTTCAGTCCCATTGAGCGAACGGTAGTGAGGATTTACAACCGTTGGGGCACCAAGGTGTACGAAAGCGACCGGGACCCGCTCATCAACTGGAGTGGCGGCAATGTAGGCGCCGAATCGGGCTCCGGCACCCGCGTTTCGGAAGGCATGTACTTCTACCAGGCCGAGGTAGAGTTTAAGGATGCCAACCGTACCAAGCGCACGTTCAAAGGCTGGGTACAGATTAACCGCTAA
- a CDS encoding succinate dehydrogenase/fumarate reductase iron-sulfur subunit: MNLTLKVWRQKNRNAQGAIVDYQVKDISPDMSFLEMLDVLNEDLLRQGEEPVAFDHDCREGICGSCNLFINGRAHGPEPGTTTCQLHMRKFNDGDTITIEPWRSSAFPVNKDLSVDRSAFDRIIQAGGYISVNTGGTPDANEIPIPKDIADRAFEAATCIACGACVASCKNSSAMLFVSAKVSQLALLPQGHVERKSRVENMVAQMDKEGFGACSNIGSCAAECPVGISLENIAILNREFLSAKATSNNLA, encoded by the coding sequence ATGAACCTCACGCTGAAAGTGTGGCGGCAGAAAAACCGCAACGCTCAAGGCGCTATCGTGGATTACCAGGTAAAAGACATTTCGCCTGATATGTCGTTCCTGGAAATGCTGGACGTACTGAACGAAGATTTGCTGCGCCAGGGTGAAGAGCCGGTTGCCTTTGACCACGACTGCCGTGAAGGCATCTGCGGTTCGTGCAACCTGTTCATCAACGGCCGCGCCCACGGCCCTGAGCCGGGAACCACTACCTGCCAGCTGCACATGCGCAAGTTCAATGATGGTGACACCATCACCATTGAACCCTGGCGCTCCTCTGCCTTTCCGGTAAACAAGGACCTGAGCGTGGACCGCTCTGCCTTCGACCGGATTATTCAAGCTGGTGGCTACATCTCGGTAAACACCGGTGGTACCCCCGATGCCAACGAAATTCCGATTCCCAAGGACATTGCCGACCGCGCTTTCGAAGCCGCGACCTGCATTGCCTGCGGTGCCTGCGTAGCTTCCTGCAAAAATTCCTCGGCCATGCTGTTCGTATCGGCCAAGGTGTCGCAGCTGGCGCTCCTGCCCCAGGGCCACGTTGAGCGTAAGTCGCGGGTAGAAAATATGGTAGCTCAGATGGACAAGGAAGGCTTCGGCGCCTGCTCCAACATTGGCTCCTGCGCCGCTGAGTGCCCGGTAGGCATCTCTCTGGAGAATATTGCCATCCTGAACCGCGAATTCCTGTCGGCCAAAGCAACTTCGAATAACCTGGCTTAA
- the folK gene encoding 2-amino-4-hydroxy-6-hydroxymethyldihydropteridine diphosphokinase codes for MPTAYLLLGSNLGDRTTILREAIDHLNATAGTVVASSARYETAAWGLEDQPAFLNQAICVQTPLLPLQLLETCQATEQRAGRERLVRWGARTLDVDILLYDDLVLNTERLTLPHPRLPERRFALVPIAEIAADVMHPGLGKTVVKLLAECTDMLEVIPLKTRGSNSDAPAHISNIRNTEEISYTNNIRLFSNALLNNYLHKVILHIDTNPTFNSSEIPLKFHYAGSATFVTLDQRLKVYTSTTSAGYDTFWTETTKESGADERILVINSKIVSVRISSRSNLELPFKLTIEFENKNLFLYCAEIYPGNDGNFKYSSNDEMILVFEDEKEALKFEELIEL; via the coding sequence TCGGCGACCGAACTACGATTCTGCGTGAGGCTATAGACCACCTGAATGCCACCGCCGGCACCGTGGTAGCCTCCTCGGCACGCTACGAAACCGCCGCCTGGGGTCTTGAGGATCAGCCGGCTTTCCTGAACCAGGCCATCTGTGTGCAGACTCCTCTCCTACCCCTCCAACTGCTGGAAACCTGTCAGGCCACTGAGCAGCGCGCCGGCCGGGAGCGGCTGGTTCGCTGGGGCGCCCGCACCCTCGACGTGGACATTCTGCTCTATGATGACCTTGTTCTCAACACGGAGCGCCTGACCCTACCTCACCCGCGCCTGCCGGAGCGCCGTTTTGCTTTGGTACCAATAGCTGAAATTGCAGCTGATGTCATGCATCCAGGGTTAGGAAAGACGGTAGTAAAATTATTGGCGGAGTGTACAGATATGTTGGAAGTAATACCATTAAAAACACGAGGATCAAATTCAGATGCACCTGCTCATATATCTAATATTAGGAATACAGAAGAGATAAGTTATACGAATAACATCAGATTATTCAGTAACGCATTACTCAACAACTATCTACATAAGGTAATTTTACATATAGACACTAACCCAACTTTTAATTCATCTGAAATCCCTCTCAAATTTCATTACGCAGGCTCTGCAACGTTTGTAACTCTTGACCAGCGTTTAAAAGTTTATACTTCTACGACTTCTGCAGGCTACGATACTTTTTGGACAGAAACCACTAAAGAGTCAGGAGCTGATGAAAGAATATTAGTCATTAATAGTAAGATTGTAAGTGTCCGGATTTCGAGCAGAAGTAATTTAGAACTCCCCTTCAAGCTTACAATAGAATTTGAAAATAAGAACCTGTTTCTTTACTGTGCAGAGATATACCCAGGTAATGACGGCAATTTCAAATACTCATCAAACGACGAAATGATCCTTGTTTTCGAAGATGAGAAAGAAGCTTTGAAGTTTGAAGAATTAATTGAGCTTTGA
- a CDS encoding cytochrome-c peroxidase, which translates to MVSFSGIRFTQWLAPAVGLLGCLLVACSPTGTDETDESPTPATPYTLVLPTNLPQKVGIPSDNPLTVEGVELGRKLFYEVRLSRTGTQSCGSCHQQSKAFTDGLARAVGVAGQPHPRGTMSLANVLWEKNLNWDGAATSLEQQARLPIENPLEMHQSLADGVRKLQQTDLYPPLFQKAFGSSTISETMVLKALAQFERTLISANSRYDKYLRKEGSLTAAERAGAGLFINHPSEVSGLFIRGGTCHHCHTSEDGLFSSPDFFNNGLDVAFADIGRAGVTGQSADRGKFRAPTLRNIALTAPYMHDGRFQTLEQVLDHYNEHVQTNSPGVDPNVLLSNTPGGTHLDLTPTEKAQLIAFLKTLTDSTFITDQRVSDPFKP; encoded by the coding sequence ATGGTTTCTTTTTCGGGCATCCGCTTTACGCAGTGGTTAGCGCCTGCCGTGGGGTTGCTTGGTTGCCTGCTGGTTGCCTGCAGCCCCACGGGCACAGACGAAACCGACGAAAGCCCTACCCCAGCCACGCCCTACACACTGGTATTACCGACCAACCTGCCGCAAAAGGTGGGCATTCCGAGCGACAACCCGCTCACGGTAGAGGGAGTAGAGCTGGGCCGAAAGCTGTTTTATGAGGTTCGGCTCTCCCGTACAGGAACGCAGTCCTGCGGTAGCTGCCATCAGCAAAGCAAGGCCTTCACCGACGGGTTGGCCCGGGCAGTGGGGGTAGCAGGTCAGCCGCACCCGCGCGGTACCATGTCTCTGGCCAATGTGCTGTGGGAAAAGAACCTGAACTGGGATGGTGCGGCTACCAGCCTGGAGCAGCAGGCCCGGCTGCCCATTGAAAATCCGTTGGAAATGCATCAGTCGCTTGCCGATGGTGTGCGGAAGCTGCAGCAAACCGACCTCTACCCGCCTCTTTTCCAGAAAGCCTTCGGCAGCTCCACTATCAGCGAAACCATGGTATTGAAGGCGCTGGCCCAGTTCGAGCGTACCTTGATTTCAGCTAACTCCCGCTACGATAAGTATCTGCGCAAGGAAGGCTCCCTGACGGCGGCGGAGCGGGCCGGCGCCGGCTTGTTTATTAACCACCCCAGCGAGGTTAGCGGCCTGTTTATTCGGGGGGGCACCTGTCACCACTGCCACACCAGCGAGGATGGCCTGTTCAGTTCCCCGGACTTCTTCAACAATGGCCTGGATGTAGCCTTCGCCGATATCGGCCGGGCCGGCGTGACGGGGCAGAGTGCCGACCGGGGCAAATTCCGGGCTCCTACCCTTCGCAACATTGCCCTGACGGCCCCTTACATGCACGATGGCCGCTTTCAAACGCTGGAACAAGTGCTGGACCATTATAATGAGCACGTTCAGACCAACAGTCCCGGGGTAGATCCGAATGTGTTGCTGTCCAACACGCCGGGCGGTACGCATCTGGACCTCACTCCTACTGAAAAAGCCCAGCTGATTGCGTTCCTGAAAACCCTGACCGACTCCACGTTTATTACGGATCAGCGGGTTTCTGACCCGTTTAAACCCTAG
- the fabD gene encoding ACP S-malonyltransferase: protein MKAVIFPGQGSQFSGMGRDLYEQHPEAKRLMDQANEILGFSLTDVMFSGSDEDLRRTDVTQPAIFLHSVALAAVMPDLNPAMVAGHSLGEFSALVAAKVLKFEDALRLVAQRAQAMQAACQEQPGTMAAILGLDDDTTARICQEISAGGNVVVAANYNCPGQLVVSGSQRGIELACEQLKAAGAKRALPLPVGGAFHSPLMQSAEAALAQAIASTTFSAGICPVYQNVDAAPHTDPDEIRENLVRQLTAPVRWTQSVQRMVADGATELVECGPGKVLQGLVKKIAPEAAVSSAAV from the coding sequence ATGAAAGCAGTTATTTTTCCCGGTCAGGGTAGCCAGTTCAGCGGCATGGGCCGCGACCTGTACGAGCAGCACCCCGAGGCCAAGCGCCTGATGGACCAGGCCAACGAAATCCTGGGCTTTTCCCTCACGGACGTGATGTTCAGTGGTTCCGACGAGGACCTGCGTCGCACTGACGTAACTCAGCCCGCCATCTTCCTGCATTCAGTAGCTCTGGCTGCTGTGATGCCCGATCTGAACCCGGCTATGGTGGCCGGCCACTCCCTGGGCGAGTTTTCGGCGCTGGTAGCCGCCAAGGTGCTCAAGTTTGAAGACGCCCTGCGCCTGGTAGCCCAGCGTGCCCAGGCTATGCAAGCCGCCTGCCAGGAGCAACCCGGCACCATGGCCGCCATCCTCGGCCTCGACGACGATACCACGGCCCGCATCTGCCAGGAAATTAGTGCGGGTGGCAATGTGGTGGTGGCTGCTAACTATAACTGCCCCGGCCAACTGGTCGTGTCGGGTTCCCAGCGCGGCATTGAACTGGCCTGCGAGCAGCTAAAAGCTGCCGGCGCCAAGCGCGCCCTACCCCTGCCGGTGGGCGGAGCCTTCCACTCGCCCCTGATGCAGTCGGCGGAAGCGGCCCTGGCTCAGGCCATTGCAAGCACTACCTTCTCGGCAGGCATTTGCCCGGTGTACCAGAACGTGGATGCCGCCCCTCACACCGACCCCGACGAAATCCGGGAAAACCTGGTGCGCCAGCTCACCGCTCCCGTCCGCTGGACCCAGAGCGTGCAGCGCATGGTAGCCGACGGCGCTACCGAGTTGGTAGAGTGTGGCCCCGGCAAAGTTCTCCAAGGCTTGGTGAAGAAAATTGCCCCAGAAGCGGCAGTCAGTTCGGCAGCCGTTTAG
- a CDS encoding NADPH-dependent FMN reductase, producing MITIIAGTNRPNSRARRVADFYAQLLAQHGVASQLLDLTELPQDFTTSALYGNTGRHDEFNRLVALAESAEKLVFVVPEYNCSFPGVLKAFIDGLPYPGGIRGKKAALVGLSSGSQGGILPLNHLTDVLMYLGTAVLPQRVRLPFIDKFLTAEGLITEPLYQQLLREQVEALLAF from the coding sequence ATGATAACCATTATTGCCGGCACTAACCGGCCCAATTCGCGCGCCCGGCGCGTAGCCGACTTTTACGCCCAGTTGCTGGCCCAACACGGGGTAGCCTCCCAGCTGCTGGATCTGACGGAGCTTCCTCAAGATTTCACTACCTCCGCCCTGTACGGCAACACCGGCCGTCACGACGAGTTTAACCGCTTGGTGGCGCTGGCCGAAAGCGCGGAAAAGCTGGTTTTCGTAGTGCCTGAGTATAATTGCTCTTTTCCCGGGGTGCTGAAAGCCTTTATCGATGGCCTGCCTTATCCCGGTGGAATCCGGGGGAAGAAGGCCGCACTAGTAGGCTTAAGTAGCGGAAGTCAGGGTGGCATTCTGCCCCTCAATCACCTTACCGATGTGCTTATGTACCTGGGCACCGCGGTTCTGCCCCAACGAGTACGTTTGCCTTTCATTGATAAGTTTCTGACCGCCGAGGGCCTGATTACGGAGCCCCTGTACCAGCAGCTTCTGCGCGAACAGGTTGAAGCCTTACTGGCGTTCTAA